The proteins below come from a single Panicum hallii strain FIL2 chromosome 7, PHallii_v3.1, whole genome shotgun sequence genomic window:
- the LOC112900593 gene encoding copper transporter 6-like, with protein sequence MAAGGGDSDMGPMAMAPPSHGAAHAPPAGAGKAVAPPAGPHMSMMHMTFFWGDRAVVLFPGWPGARGGGAYALCLLFVLALAALTEALAAASRCVARRRGRDAGGRGGGVPASSAALLTAAHAARMGTAYLVMLAVMSFNGGVLLAAVAGHALGFLLARSRVHPGSGAAADAARERELAAGPDGSKA encoded by the coding sequence atggccgccggcggcggcgacagcgACATGGGCCCGATGGCGATGGCGCCGCCGTCGCACGGGGCCGCTCACGCGCCGCCGGCGGGGGCGGGCAAGGCGGTAGCGCCGCCGGCGGGCCCGCACATGTCCATGATGCACATGACCTTCTTCTGGGGCGACCGCGCGGTGGTGCTGTTCCCGGGGTggccgggcgcgcgcggcgggggcgccTACGCGCTCTGCCTCCTCTTCGTGCTCGCGCTCGCCGCGCTCACCGAGGCGCTCGCCGCGGCCTCGCGCTGCGTCGCGCGCCGCCGGGGCCGCGACGCTGGCGGTCGCGGTGGCGGCGTCCCGGCGTCCTCGGCCGCGCTGctcacggcggcgcacgccgccAGGATGGGGACGGCGTACCTGGTCATGCTGGCCGTCATGTCCTTCAACGGCGGCGTGCTGCTCGCCGCCGTGGCCGGGCACGCGCTCGGCTTCCTCCTCGCGCGCAGCAGGGTGCACCCGGggagcggcgccgccgccgacgccgcccgtGAGCGCGAGCTCGCCGCTGGCCCGGATGGCTCCAAGGCCTAG
- the LOC112899813 gene encoding non-specific lipid-transfer protein-like isoform X2, producing MLRPKMRGLLVIAVVVAACLCLADGKGECGATPPDKVAQKLAPCASAGKNPSAAPSSGCCSAVHTIGKQSPECLCAVMLSKTARKSGIRPEVAITIPKRCNLADRPVGYKCGAYTLP from the exons ATGCTGCGACCAAAGATGAGGGGGCTCCTTGTGATCGCCGTGGTGGTCGCGGCGTGCCTCTGCCTCGCGGACGGCAAGGGCGAGTGCGGGGCGACGCCGCCGGACAAGGTGGCGCAGAAGCTGGCGCCGTGCGCGTCGGCGGGGAAGAACCCGAGCGCGGCGCCGTCGAGCGGGTGCTGCAGCGCGGTGCACACCATCGGGAAGCAGAGCCCCGAGTGCCTGTGCGCCGTGATGCTGTCCAAGACCGCCAGGAAGTCCGGGATCAGGCCCGAGGTCGCCATCACCATCCCCAAGCGATGCAACCTCGCCGACCGCCCCGTTGGCTACAAGTGCGGAG CTTACACTCTGCCATGA
- the LOC112899813 gene encoding non-specific lipid-transfer protein-like isoform X1: protein MLRPKMRGLLVIAVVVAACLCLADGKGECGATPPDKVAQKLAPCASAGKNPSAAPSSGCCSAVHTIGKQSPECLCAVMLSKTARKSGIRPEVAITIPKRCNLADRPVGYKCGDYTLP from the exons ATGCTGCGACCAAAGATGAGGGGGCTCCTTGTGATCGCCGTGGTGGTCGCGGCGTGCCTCTGCCTCGCGGACGGCAAGGGCGAGTGCGGGGCGACGCCGCCGGACAAGGTGGCGCAGAAGCTGGCGCCGTGCGCGTCGGCGGGGAAGAACCCGAGCGCGGCGCCGTCGAGCGGGTGCTGCAGCGCGGTGCACACCATCGGGAAGCAGAGCCCCGAGTGCCTGTGCGCCGTGATGCTGTCCAAGACCGCCAGGAAGTCCGGGATCAGGCCCGAGGTCGCCATCACCATCCCCAAGCGATGCAACCTCGCCGACCGCCCCGTTGGCTACAAGTGCGGAG aTTACACTCTGCCATGA
- the LOC112899811 gene encoding non-specific lipid-transfer protein 4-like: protein MRSADGGFTYTASTLDAAIKAAAWWPCPSHQQAYASQKKQASTYGFGNHQSVCEVTRMRGLLVLALLLAAAACLAEGAGECGATSPDRMALRLAPCASAAQNPSSAPSSACCNAVHTIGKQSPQCLCAVMLSNTAKSSGIKPEVAITIPKRCNLADRPVGYKCGAYTLP, encoded by the exons ATGAGGTCGGCTGATGGTGGCTTCACCTACACCGCCTCCACGCTCGACGCCGCTATAAAAGCAGCGGCCTGGTGGCCATGTCCAAGCCATCAGCAAGCTTACGCATCACAGAAGAAGCAAGCAAGCACGTACGGGTTCGGTAATCATCAGAGTGTGTGTGAGGTGACGAGGATGAGGGGTCTCCTTGTGCTCGCtctcctgctcgccgccgcggcgtgcCTCGCCGAGGGCGCGGGCGAGTGTGGGGCGACGTCGCCGGACAGGATGGCGCTGAGGCTGGCGCCGTGCGCGTCGGCGGCGCAGAACCCGAGCTCCGCGCCGTCCAGCGCCTGCTGCAACGCGGTGCACACCATCGGGAAGCAGAGCCCCCAGTGCCTCTGCGCCGTGATGCTGTCCAACACCGCCAAGAGCTCCGGGATCAAGCCGGAGGTCGCCATCACCATCCCCAAGCGCTGCAACCTCGCCGACCGCCCCGTCGGCTACAAGTGCGGAG CTTACACTCTGCCATGA
- the LOC112899812 gene encoding non-specific lipid-transfer protein 3-like, translating to MRSLFLPIALVVLLAGAAAAPRGADGECGEARPDHLALKLAPCASAVEDPGSAPPASCCAAVRDVGRRHSPGCLCALLLSDTVRHSGVDLGAVITIPKRCNLGSRPVGYKCGEYTLPGLHE from the exons aTGAGGTCCCTCTTCCTCCCGATCGCTCTGGTGGTCCTGCtggccggcgccgcggcggcgccgcggggcgcGGACGGCGAGTGCGGGGAGGCGCGGCCGGACCACCTGGCGCTGAAGCTGGCGCCGTGCGCGTCGGCGGTGGAGGACCCGGGGTCCGCGCCGCCGGCCAGCTGCTGCGCCGCGGTGCGCGACGTCGGGCGGCGGCACAGCCCCGGGTGCCTCTGCGCGCTGCTGCTGTCCGACACCGTGAGGCACTCCGGGGTGGACCTGGGCGCGGTCATCACCATCCCCAAGCGCTGCAACCTGGGCAGCCGCCCCGTCGGGTACAAGTGCGGCG aGTACACGCTGCCTGGCCTGCACGAGTGA
- the LOC112899810 gene encoding uncharacterized protein LOC112899810 — protein sequence MAATALLLPSLSAAAPTARQNRHHWSPRPQLQRGSLASGALRPPLPRRRLAVSAVQETKEGEAKTAEEITEKYGLEFGLWKVFSSKEEEGGEGKKKSRTDQAKELLAKYGGAYLATSISLSLVSFTLCYLLISAGVDVQDLLAKVGIATGETGGKVGTFALAYAAHKAASPIRFPPTVALTPVVAGWIGKIRKGGE from the exons ATGGCGGCGACGGCCCTGCTCCTCCCCAGCctctcggcggcggcgcccacgGCCAGGCAGAACCGCCACCACTGGTCGCCTCGGCCGCAGCTCCAGCGCGGCTCCCTCGCCTCCGGTGCCCTCCggccgcccctgccgcgccggCGGCTCGCGGTCTCGGCCGTGCAAGAGACGAAGGAGGGCGAGGCCAAGACGGCCGAGGAGATCACCGAGAAGTACGGGCTCGAGTTCGGCCTCTGGAAA GTGTTTAGCtccaaggaggaggagggaggcgaggggaagaagaagtcGCGGACGGACCAGGCCAAGGAGCTCCTGGCCAAGTACGGCGGCGCGTACCTGGCCACCTCCATCTCGCTCTCGCTCGTCTCCTTCACCCTCTGCTACCTCCTCATCAGCGCCGGCGTCGACGTGCAGGACCTGCTCGCCAAG GTCGGCATCGCGACGGGCGAGACCGGAGGGAAGGTCGGGACCTTCGCGCTGGCCTACGCCGCGCACAAGGCCGCGTCGCCGATCAGGTTCCCGCCCACGGTGGCGCTGACGCCGGTGGTCGCCGGCTGGATTGGCAAGATCAGGAAGGGCGGCGAGTGA